CAAGTCATATAACCACATATAGGCATAACATACTCAACTCACATCCCTGACAGACAAAAATTCTACTCAAAATATCCATCAAGACACAAAATAATCATCTATAAATGGCCTGATATTGCCACGTTTTTCATGCTGCAAACCCTCAGGGATGCCATGCATTGCCAGAAGTTTACTCAAAACTTTAACTGACCACTGGTAAGGTCTGTTGAGAACACAGGGGGTGACACCTCCTGCTGCTGGACACCAACTTCTTCTGCGAAAGAGGGGATTGGAGAAGTGCCACATTGACCTCTGACACAAtgcacctaaaaaaaaaaaaagaacagcaatATACAAAGATGAACAGGCATCAGCTGATATAGTGTTCATTTCACCTAAGACGGACACCCTCATTCATACATGCCATGATAAACAGCTGAATTCAAACTAACCTCATGCTCAGGGCTGTCTGGTGCGGGACTGGATGACTGACACTCTGCTCTCGACTCAGTGTCTGTTGAAGAGAACACAGGGCATGAAGGCACAATGCTTTGCAAGACCCCAGTATTTACCAGGCATTGCTTATTCAAGCAGGGACTCACCTCTGAATAAGTCTGTAGAGGAAACATTGGGTTCCACGTCATGGGCGTGGTCACCAAGCTCTGCAACAGAGTGTTGGCCAGAGGGGATGCTTGCACCACTGAGCTGTGTCTAAACAAGTTAAACAGAAAAATGCACATGTGAACTTGGACATCACCTGCACAATTGTGTTATTGTACAGTTGAACTGACTAAAGTCCCATTGTTGTAAAACAGACAGCCGTATTCAACCTCACCTCACAAGCAGAACTGCCTGATGTTATATTGCAGGACTGGACTTCTGGTCTCTCTCTGGTCCCTGTATAACACAGAAAAGAATATGAGGAAGGCCAGGGAGGGTGGGGTTGTGCATCACTCTAGAAGCCACCACACCATCACTGGTTCACATCCTTTATAGACACAATACGTTTATTTGCCCACCATAACTAATGTAAAACATAAGTCAAACAGTCACTGACCTTCAATAGAGACTGTGGATGACATGGTTTGGTCTTGAAAACGGTCTTTAATAGACTCTTGGGCAGCAGTGCTTGTAACAGTAGGGGGAATCTACAAAACATACAGGACAAAACATACAGGTAAGCTTGCTGGCATCACCTGAGAGAGTCATGCAAGTTCAAGATTAACCTGACACGATTGACTGAAAACCAGATTTAATACCACCAAGAAGTGACTTCTGTTTTTTGGTTATAATTGTTGGCACTAACAAGCGATAGGTATTGTGTATTATCTGTGGCATCATGAAACTGACACAGCTTAACACACAGAAGCTTTTAAGACAGAGATGATTTCATTGTTATCAAGATGTCTAGAAGCATAGGCTTTAAACTGTGACACTAATTCAtaggaaaaaaatcaaaatgactCACCTCTTTACGCCAGGGCCATTCTTTCCCACCATAGTCATAAGTGATTTCAGTTCCTGCCGTAATTTCCTTCAGTGCAAAAAGGCAGAGATGTGGCTTCCCTTTTGCTTCGATCAACTTCATTCTGCAATTCGGTGCCTTGTGCTCATCGTTTACCAGTCGCCCAAATGACCCATCTTCAAGTGCTCCATCAATACTGCAAATTTACAAACATCATGCACTAAACAGATTGTACATTCATTTGTAAGCAACTACACTAATGCCAACATCCAATGCAAGTAAATTTGTTCGATGCATAGTTGATAAGTTTAAGAACAACATGAGTTTTACTTCAGAAATCCTGACTTTTCACTATAGAAATCTAAACATATTAGTCATTCTGAACCTACCACCATGTCTTCCGCTTCCATATGAAGTCAAACATGAAGATCGAACATGCATTG
The window above is part of the Chanodichthys erythropterus isolate Z2021 chromosome 3, ASM2448905v1, whole genome shotgun sequence genome. Proteins encoded here:
- the LOC137007389 gene encoding histone-lysine N-methyltransferase set-1-like, whose product is MPRRTTPLQDAINHILEGRDKNSMLEIKYINPVKGRGIFTLAVFNQGDFVVEYRGELIDAAEAEHRRKLYHNACSIFMFDFIWKRKTWCIDGALEDGSFGRLVNDEHKAPNCRMKLIEAKGKPHLCLFALKEITAGTEITYDYGGKEWPWRKEIPPTVTSTAAQESIKDRFQDQTMSSTVSIEGTRERPEVQSCNITSGSSACETQLSGASIPSGQHSVAELGDHAHDVEPNVSSTDLFRGESLLE